The nucleotide sequence CTTTTGGAATGCTGACATGAGGGAAACCCAGCATCGCGACGAAATCGCACGGCTTGCCAGATCATTGTTTGATCGCGGGCTGACCCCCGGTGCCAGCGGCAATATCTCGGTGAGGCTTGAAGATGGTTGGCTGATGACGCCCACCGGAACAAGCATGGGCAATATCGACCCGGCCCGCATTTCAAAGCTGGACCTGAATGGTGCTTTGCTCAGCGGTGACAAACCCACCAAAGAGAGTTTTCTGCATACCGCCATGTATGCCAAGCGTCCGAACGCCGGCGCCATCGTGCATTTGCATTCCGGCCATGCCGTTGCGGTTTCCTGCATGCATGATGTGGACCCCAAAAATGTGCTGCCGCCGCTGACCGCCTATTATGTGATGAAGATCGGTGTTCTGCCGCT is from Sulfitobacter pacificus and encodes:
- the otnC gene encoding 3-oxo-tetronate 4-phosphate decarboxylase, with protein sequence MRETQHRDEIARLARSLFDRGLTPGASGNISVRLEDGWLMTPTGTSMGNIDPARISKLDLNGALLSGDKPTKESFLHTAMYAKRPNAGAIVHLHSGHAVAVSCMHDVDPKNVLPPLTAYYVMKIGVLPLVPYFPPGDINLAKAVGEMASDHHAVLLANHGPVVAGASLEDAVYAVEELEETARLYLALQGMRTRPLTEEQVAEIHQRFPNLC